A window from Solea senegalensis isolate Sse05_10M linkage group LG15, IFAPA_SoseM_1, whole genome shotgun sequence encodes these proteins:
- the gpr155b gene encoding integral membrane protein GPR155 isoform X2: METVNNYVLIHGKNISHNSLAGTTAGAHMSIDKLFPALLECFGIILCGYIAGRADIITESQAKGLGNFVSKFALPALLFKNMVLLDFGNVIWAFLWSVLIAKVSVFVLVCVLTLMVASPESRYSKAGLYAIFATQSNDFALGYPIVDALYRSTYPEYLQYIYLVAPVSLMFLNPIGFALCEAQKWKQASHPQHSTLGILGIVALQVLKNPIVFMVIVGIISHFALGQRIPAVLSEFIDGLANSFGGAALFYLGLTMVGQLRKLTRDTGVALILLITAKLLVMPLVCKDMVDILDVGENSTSVNHTSLSNFAFLYGVFPTAPSVAIYAGHYNTELEVVTSGMVISTFLSAPIMYVSAWLLTIPLMDPMPLVTELQNVSFNISIVSLVALVWTIAVMLLSRKFNRLPHLFALNLFLAQFLVCVSMILWNFLVKQDDNLVGKILTFTLLYGSLYSTYVWTGLIPLCLALTDRDDLLRLRPGIFMILGWGVPFLVVGGLLISGERTDTMDSAFFYGRAQIISTAVVLAVSLGLGAVSLMGLSQGDREQSGYQALSRAAVTGIADEMRPPGGMEDPHPPPPQQAEMANSPLCSINSDLHGFSPVQAMPDMIASTQREHTNNTGHSGALCDVPQQSSSSEQPLNLPPPGLQPTDDKQTVRHVLLSLLLFVSLLANLSSCLWWLFNKDPGRLYLELQFFCAVANYGQGFLSFGIFGLDRHLIILPFKRRLLGLWHGRDSEDLSPSGVPEEVRLTCTQFVRYHKDQCVQDIVHTRSGSGESVSASTGESFL, translated from the exons AGCAGATATCATCACAGAGAGCCAGGCAAAGGGTTTGGGGAACTTTGTATCCAAGTTTGCTCTTCCAGCTTTGCTCTTTAAAAACATGGTGCTGTTGGACTTCGGAAATGTAATCTGGGCGTTTCTCTGGAGCGTCCTGATCGCTAAG gtgtcagtgtttgtgctggtATGTGTGCTGACACTGATGGTAGCCAGTCCAGAGAGCAGGTATAGCAAGGCTGGTCTGTATGCCATCTTTGCTACACAGAGCAATGACTTTGCCTTAGGATATCCCATAG TTGATGCTTTATATCGGAGCACATACCCAGAATACCTCCAGTACATTTACCTGGTTGCCCCGGTCTCCCTCATGTTCCTCAATCCCATCGGCTTTGCTCTTTGTGAGGCTCAGAAGTGGAAGCAGGCCAGCCATCCACAGCACAGCACTCTTGGCATCCTGGGAATTGTGGCCTTACAG GTATTGAAGAACCCAATCGTGTTCATGGTGATTGTGGGTATCATCTCCCATTTTGCCCTGGGTCAGCGTATACCTGCAGTGTTGTCAGAGTTCAtagatggactggccaactctTTTGGAGGGGCAGCCTTGTTTTACCTTGGCCTCACTATG GTCGGTCAACTAAGAAAACTAACCAGAGACACTGGAGTTGCCTTGATACTCCTCATTACAGCCAAACT TCTGGTGATGCCACTGGTCTGCAAAGACATGGTCGATATTCTAGATGTCGGAGAAAACAGCACAAGTGTCAACCACACCAGTTTATCCAATTTCGCTTTCCTATATGGAGTCTTCCCCACTGCACCGAGTGTTGCCATCTATGCTGGACACTACAACACGGAGTTAGAGGTG GTGACGTCAGGAATGGTTATCAGTACGTTTCTGTCTGCACCGATCATGTACGTGTCAGCCTGGTTATTAACAATCCCCCTGATGGACCCGATGCCCCTGGTGACTGAGCTCCAAAATGTTAGCTTCAACATCAGTATTGTAAGCCTTGTAGCACTG GTGTGGACCATCGCTGTGATGTTACTCAGCAGGAAATTTAACAGACTTCCTCACCTTTTTGCCTTAAATCTTTTCCTGGCTCAG TTTTTGGTGTGTGTCAGTATGATCCTGTGGAACTTCTTGGTGAAACAAGATGATAATCTGGTGGGCAAAATTCTGACCTTCACCCTGCTCTATGGATCTCTCTACAGTACTTATGTCTGGAcag GCTTAATCCCTCTTTGCTTGGCCCTGACTGACAGAGATGATCTGCTCAGACTAAGACCAGGAATATTCATGATTTTGGGTTGGGG ggTCCCATTCCTTGTGGTTGGAGGTCTTTTGATATCAGGAGAGAGGACTGATACCATGGATTCTGCTTTCTTTTATGGCAGAGCTCAG ATCATCAGCACAGCAGTGGTGCTTGCCGTCAGCCTGGGGCTTGGTGCAGTGTCTCTGATGGGGCTCAGCCAGGGAGACCGCGAGCAGAGTGGTTACCAAGCCCTGAGCAGAGCTGCTGTAACAGGCATCGCTGATGAGATGAGGCCCCCTGGTGGTATGGAGGATccacacccaccaccaccacaacaagCTGAGATGGCAAACTCACCTTTATGCAGCATTAACTCAG ACCTCCACGGTTTCTCTCCTGTTCAGGCTATGCCTGACATGATAGCCAGCACGCAGAGGgagcacacaaacaacacag GCCACAGTGGGGCGCTGTGTGACGTGCCGCAGCAGAGTTCTTCCTCAGAACAACCACTCAACCTGCCACCACCGGGGCTCCAACCCACCGATGATAAACAGACAGTCAGACATGTtctgctctctctgcttctctttgtCAGCCTGCTGGCG AACCTGTCCAGCTGTCTATGGTGGTTGTTTAACAAAGATCCAGGAAGACTTTACCTGGAACTGCAGTTCTTCTGTGCTGTGGCAAACTATGGGCAG GGTTTCCTCTCCTTTGGGATCTTTGGTCTGGACAGACACCTCATCATCTTGCCTTTCAAGAGGAG gCTGCTTGGTCTGTGGCACGGCAGAGACAGTGAGGATTTAAGTCCCTCAGGTGTCCCAGAGGAGGTCAGACTCACCTGTACCCAGTTTGTCCGCTATCACAAAGACCAGTGTGTACAAGACATAGTACACACACGCAG TGGCTCAGGGGAGAGTGTTAGTGCTTCCACAGGTGAATCCTTCCTCTGA
- the gpr155b gene encoding integral membrane protein GPR155 isoform X1: protein METVNNYVLIHGKNISHNSLAGTTAGAHMSIDKLFPALLECFGIILCGYIAGRADIITESQAKGLGNFVSKFALPALLFKNMVLLDFGNVIWAFLWSVLIAKVSVFVLVCVLTLMVASPESRYSKAGLYAIFATQSNDFALGYPIVDALYRSTYPEYLQYIYLVAPVSLMFLNPIGFALCEAQKWKQASHPQHSTLGILGIVALQVLKNPIVFMVIVGIISHFALGQRIPAVLSEFIDGLANSFGGAALFYLGLTMVGQLRKLTRDTGVALILLITAKLLVMPLVCKDMVDILDVGENSTSVNHTSLSNFAFLYGVFPTAPSVAIYAGHYNTELEVVTSGMVISTFLSAPIMYVSAWLLTIPLMDPMPLVTELQNVSFNISIVSLVALVWTIAVMLLSRKFNRLPHLFALNLFLAQFLVCVSMILWNFLVKQDDNLVGKILTFTLLYGSLYSTYVWTGLIPLCLALTDRDDLLRLRPGIFMILGWGVPFLVVGGLLISGERTDTMDSAFFYGRAQIISTAVVLAVSLGLGAVSLMGLSQGDREQSGYQALSRAAVTGIADEMRPPGGMEDPHPPPPQQAEMANSPLCSINSDLHGFSPVQAMPDMIASTQREHTNNTGHSGALCDVPQQSSSSEQPLNLPPPGLQPTDDKQTVRHVLLSLLLFVSLLANLSSCLWWLFNKDPGRLYLELQFFCAVANYGQGFLSFGIFGLDRHLIILPFKRRLLGLWHGRDSEDLSPSGVPEEVRLTCTQFVRYHKDQCVQDIVHTRRLCGGRWLDEENGVVRHPSSHQPQHTNQDVQEPQNLHQIHQSHEPAECGHFLHPPPRPQLEPEQACVSNSDTSEEQISQLPSDKCHDPANPQHPHQHVLSSSPSHHHHHHHHQRPQTHVKSVFTGSALVDWLVDRGLCAGRAEAQLYGVRLQRGGVFHHLTGQHSFRDKTTLLYHFTQGGGEEWLQNVCLERRCRDR, encoded by the exons AGCAGATATCATCACAGAGAGCCAGGCAAAGGGTTTGGGGAACTTTGTATCCAAGTTTGCTCTTCCAGCTTTGCTCTTTAAAAACATGGTGCTGTTGGACTTCGGAAATGTAATCTGGGCGTTTCTCTGGAGCGTCCTGATCGCTAAG gtgtcagtgtttgtgctggtATGTGTGCTGACACTGATGGTAGCCAGTCCAGAGAGCAGGTATAGCAAGGCTGGTCTGTATGCCATCTTTGCTACACAGAGCAATGACTTTGCCTTAGGATATCCCATAG TTGATGCTTTATATCGGAGCACATACCCAGAATACCTCCAGTACATTTACCTGGTTGCCCCGGTCTCCCTCATGTTCCTCAATCCCATCGGCTTTGCTCTTTGTGAGGCTCAGAAGTGGAAGCAGGCCAGCCATCCACAGCACAGCACTCTTGGCATCCTGGGAATTGTGGCCTTACAG GTATTGAAGAACCCAATCGTGTTCATGGTGATTGTGGGTATCATCTCCCATTTTGCCCTGGGTCAGCGTATACCTGCAGTGTTGTCAGAGTTCAtagatggactggccaactctTTTGGAGGGGCAGCCTTGTTTTACCTTGGCCTCACTATG GTCGGTCAACTAAGAAAACTAACCAGAGACACTGGAGTTGCCTTGATACTCCTCATTACAGCCAAACT TCTGGTGATGCCACTGGTCTGCAAAGACATGGTCGATATTCTAGATGTCGGAGAAAACAGCACAAGTGTCAACCACACCAGTTTATCCAATTTCGCTTTCCTATATGGAGTCTTCCCCACTGCACCGAGTGTTGCCATCTATGCTGGACACTACAACACGGAGTTAGAGGTG GTGACGTCAGGAATGGTTATCAGTACGTTTCTGTCTGCACCGATCATGTACGTGTCAGCCTGGTTATTAACAATCCCCCTGATGGACCCGATGCCCCTGGTGACTGAGCTCCAAAATGTTAGCTTCAACATCAGTATTGTAAGCCTTGTAGCACTG GTGTGGACCATCGCTGTGATGTTACTCAGCAGGAAATTTAACAGACTTCCTCACCTTTTTGCCTTAAATCTTTTCCTGGCTCAG TTTTTGGTGTGTGTCAGTATGATCCTGTGGAACTTCTTGGTGAAACAAGATGATAATCTGGTGGGCAAAATTCTGACCTTCACCCTGCTCTATGGATCTCTCTACAGTACTTATGTCTGGAcag GCTTAATCCCTCTTTGCTTGGCCCTGACTGACAGAGATGATCTGCTCAGACTAAGACCAGGAATATTCATGATTTTGGGTTGGGG ggTCCCATTCCTTGTGGTTGGAGGTCTTTTGATATCAGGAGAGAGGACTGATACCATGGATTCTGCTTTCTTTTATGGCAGAGCTCAG ATCATCAGCACAGCAGTGGTGCTTGCCGTCAGCCTGGGGCTTGGTGCAGTGTCTCTGATGGGGCTCAGCCAGGGAGACCGCGAGCAGAGTGGTTACCAAGCCCTGAGCAGAGCTGCTGTAACAGGCATCGCTGATGAGATGAGGCCCCCTGGTGGTATGGAGGATccacacccaccaccaccacaacaagCTGAGATGGCAAACTCACCTTTATGCAGCATTAACTCAG ACCTCCACGGTTTCTCTCCTGTTCAGGCTATGCCTGACATGATAGCCAGCACGCAGAGGgagcacacaaacaacacag GCCACAGTGGGGCGCTGTGTGACGTGCCGCAGCAGAGTTCTTCCTCAGAACAACCACTCAACCTGCCACCACCGGGGCTCCAACCCACCGATGATAAACAGACAGTCAGACATGTtctgctctctctgcttctctttgtCAGCCTGCTGGCG AACCTGTCCAGCTGTCTATGGTGGTTGTTTAACAAAGATCCAGGAAGACTTTACCTGGAACTGCAGTTCTTCTGTGCTGTGGCAAACTATGGGCAG GGTTTCCTCTCCTTTGGGATCTTTGGTCTGGACAGACACCTCATCATCTTGCCTTTCAAGAGGAG gCTGCTTGGTCTGTGGCACGGCAGAGACAGTGAGGATTTAAGTCCCTCAGGTGTCCCAGAGGAGGTCAGACTCACCTGTACCCAGTTTGTCCGCTATCACAAAGACCAGTGTGTACAAGACATAGTACACACACGCAG GTTGTGTGGAGGTAGATGGCTGGATGAGGAGAATGGGGTGGTGAGACATCCCTCGTCCCATCAGCCCCAGCACACAAACCAGGACGTCCAGGAGCCACAAAATCTGCACCAGATTCACCAAAGTCATGAACCAGCTGAATGCGGCCATTTTTTGCATCCACCACCAAGACCCCAGCTCGAGCCGGAACAAGCTTGTGTTTCAAACTCTGACACGTCAGAGGAGCAGATTTCCCAGCTTCCCTCTGACAAATGTCACGATCCAGCTAATCCTCAACACCCGCACCAGCATGTTCTTTCTTCAAGCCCAtcccatcaccatcatcatcatcatcatcaacgtCCACAGACCCATGTCAAAAGTGTGTTTACGGGTAGTGCCTTGGTGGACTGGCTGGTTGATCGGGGCCTGTGTGCGGGGCGAGCTGAGGCCCAGCTGTACGGCGTTCGACTTCAGCGGGGAGGAGTGTTCCATCACTTGACCGGTCAGCACAGCTTCAGGGACAAAACTACGCTGCTGTACCACTTCACACAGGGCGGAGGGGAGGAGTGGCTCCAGAATGTGTGTTTGGAAAGGAGGTGTAGAGATCGGTGA